One window from the genome of Sesamum indicum cultivar Zhongzhi No. 13 linkage group LG15, S_indicum_v1.0, whole genome shotgun sequence encodes:
- the LOC105177108 gene encoding cytochrome c oxidase subunit 5C isoform X1, which produces MSLGERMAAAHVVYKGPSVLKEILIGIGLGLVAGGFWKMHHWNNQKRTKEFYDLLDKGEISVVREDE; this is translated from the exons atgtccTTAG gGGAGAGGATGGCTGCCGCGCATGTAGTTTACAAGGGCCCAAGTGTTTTGAAGGAAATTCTCATTGGCATTGGTCTTGGCCTAGTGGCCGGAGGTTTTTGGAAGATGCACCATTGGAACAACCAGAAAAGAACCAAGGAATTTTATGATCTACTTGACAAAGGTGAAATCAGTGTTGTTAGGGAGGATGAGTAG
- the LOC105177111 gene encoding glutaredoxin produces the protein MALPKAKELVSTNPVVVFSKTYCPFCVTVKELLTKLGASFKAIELDKEGDGTEIQSALAEWTGQRTVPNVFIGGKHIGGCDATTGLHAQGKLVPLLTEAGVVAKASA, from the exons ATGGCGCTTCCCAAGGCTAAGGAGCTCGTTTCTACTAATCCCGTCGTCGTCTTCAG CAAAACCTACTGCCCCTTCTGCGTGACCGTGAAGGAATTGCTGACAAAGCTCGGCGCCTCCTTCAAAGCCATTGAATTGGATAAAGAGG GTGATGGAACTGAGATACAATCTGCTCTGGCTGAATGGACTGGGCAGCGAACAGTGCCGAATGTGTTCATTGGTGGGAAGCACATTGGTGGTTGTGATG CAACAACTGGTCTGCACGCCCAAGGAAAGCTTGTTCCACTGCTAACTGAAGCTGGAGTAGTTGCCAAAGCTTCTGCTTAG
- the LOC105177106 gene encoding uncharacterized protein LOC105177106: MLSSFSCHQQFSRPNSLQTRPHFNLKNPVWWRRRQNSVVVVRCGRNEVEESKNYYELLGVCVDASSQEIKDAYRKLQKKYHPDIAGEKGHESTLMLNKAYKVLVKDDLRKQYDASIGKISNNLRIGSIWEGSLRSQALFVDENACIGCRECVHHAGNTFMMDEGFGTARVKVQYGDDEERIEISVDSCPVNCIHWVDTEELEVLEYLIQPQPKVGYGIYGQGWERPANVFMAAKSFNKQLKQQEENQQRSKSTDEEETPAQSQARESAYRELKVGRFARIWSWMKRSTGQ, translated from the exons ATGCTTTCCTCCTTCTCATGTCATCAGCAATTCTCTAGGCCAAACTCTTTGCAAACTCGTCCACACTTCAATCTAAAAAATCCCGTCTGGTGGAG GCGGAGGCAGAACTCTGTTGTGGTGGTCAGATGTGGTCGGAACGAAGTTGAAGAAAGCAAGAATTACTATGAACTGCTAGGAGTCTGTGTTGATGCGAGTTCCCAAGAAATCAAGGATGCTTACAGAAAACTGCAAAAGAAGTATCATCCAGACATTGCGGGGGAAAAG GGTCATGAGAGTACATTGATGTTGAACAAAGCCTACAAGGTTTTAGTGAAGGATGATCTCAGGAAGCAGTACGATGCATCAATTGGCAAGATCAGTAACAATCTTAGGATTGGCAGCATTTGGGAAGGATCCTTGAGATCTCAAGCTCTATTTGTCGATGAAAACGCTTGTATAG GTTGCAGAGAATGCGTGCACCACGCAGGTAACACGTTCATGATGGATGAAGGTTTTGGGACTGCCCGTGTTAAGGTTCAATATGGTGATGATGAGGAAAGAATAGAG ATATCGGTGGATTCGTGCCCAGTAAACTGCATTCACTGGGTTGATACAGAAGAATTGGAAGTGCTTGAGTACTTAATTCAGCCTCAACCTAAGGTGGGCTATGGCATATATGGCCAAGGATGGGAGAGACCTGCAAATGTCTTCATGGCCGCCAAATCCTTCAATAAACAATTGAAGCAGCAGGAAGAAAACCAACAGAGAT CAAAATCAACTGATGAGGAGGAAACTCCTGCTCAGTCACAGGCACGTGAAAGTGCATATAGGGAGCTGAAGGTTGGAAGGTTTGCTAGAATTTGGAGCTGGATGAAGAGAAGCACTGGCCAATGA
- the LOC105177108 gene encoding cytochrome c oxidase subunit 5C isoform X2 has product MAAAHVVYKGPSVLKEILIGIGLGLVAGGFWKMHHWNNQKRTKEFYDLLDKGEISVVREDE; this is encoded by the coding sequence ATGGCTGCCGCGCATGTAGTTTACAAGGGCCCAAGTGTTTTGAAGGAAATTCTCATTGGCATTGGTCTTGGCCTAGTGGCCGGAGGTTTTTGGAAGATGCACCATTGGAACAACCAGAAAAGAACCAAGGAATTTTATGATCTACTTGACAAAGGTGAAATCAGTGTTGTTAGGGAGGATGAGTAG
- the LOC105177110 gene encoding polyribonucleotide nucleotidyltransferase 2, mitochondrial translates to MAPVASKANPLLSKVPWRRIILRRISGGGIARAPSSSTATESETVIAGTKFLETFSEEFEIGSRKITLETGKIARFANGAVVLAMEETKVLSTVASAKSDGTRDFLPLTVEYQEKQFAQGMIPNTFMRREGAPKERELLCGRLIDRPIRPLFPPGFYHEVQVMSSVLSSDGKQDPDVMAANATSAALMLSDIPWGGPIGVIRIGRISGQFIVNPSMDELSLSDLNLVYACTRDKTLMIDVQAREISEKDLEAALRLAHPEAVKYLEPQIRLAGKAGKQKKEYKLSMVSEETYEKIRSLAEAPIEAVFTDPTYGKFERGEALDNITHDVKKKLEEECDEEGLKVLSKTVDTVRKKVVRRRIISEGLRVDGRRLDEVRPLYCEAGNLPVLHGSSIFSRGETQVLCTVTLGAPGEAQRLDSLVGPPSKRFMLHYSFPPFCINEVGKRVGLNRREVGHGTLAEKALLAVLPPEDDCPYTVRVNAEVMASDGSTSMASVCAGSMALMDAGIPLGEHVAGLSVGLVSETDPSTGEITDYRILTDILGLEDHLGDMDFKIAGTRNGVTAIQLDIKPAGIPLDIICESLEPARKGRLQILDHMEREINVPRTQDGRNSPRILTLKYSNDAIRRLIGPLGALKIKIEEETGGRISVSDGLLTIVAKNQSVLDKVMEKIEFIVGREIVKGGIYKGIVTSIKEYGAFVEFNGGQQGLLHISELSHEPVSRVSDVVSVGQVLNLMCIGLDVRGNINLSLKAILPKLGSNTDPAVGESVAPVPQPPKVWKPVNNVQKDRESKDDPPMGVGESLSSIVIRSAAECDDEEKSAGLNRSCKGEVPMDAKKLKLGTEVTAKVHQIRAHGLVLDLGGGIRGMFRFETGSRRDFEVGEEMRVKCSSFSSKGIPVMTLVRK, encoded by the exons ATGGCACCGGTGGCGAGTAAAGCCAATCCTCTCCTCTCAAAAGTACCATGGCGGCGAATCATACTCCGCAGAATTTCCGGTGGCGGCATTGCACGCGCACCATCCTCGTCAACTGCCACCGAGTCCGAAACTGTAATAGCCGGAACGAAATTTCTAGAGACGTTCTCCGAGGAGTTCGAAATCGGATCGCGAAAAATTACTTTGGAAACTGGTAAAATTGCGCGATTTGCAAACGGCGCTGTTGTTCTGGCTATGGAAGAGACCAAAGTGCTGTCCACAGTTGCCTCAGCTAAGAGTGACGGCACTCGTGACTTCTTGCCCCTCACT GTTGAATATCAGGAGAAACAGTTTGCTCAGGGTATGATTCCGAACACATTTATGCGGAGGGAGGGTGCTCCAAAAGAACGTGAACTATTATGTGGTCGTCTCATTGATCGACCTATAAGACCCCTCTTTCCACCTGGATTTTACCATGAGGTCCAG GTCATGTCAAGTGTTCTTTCTTCTGATGGGAAACAAGATCCAGATGTCATGGCAGCCAATGCTACATCCGCTGCTCTGATGTTATCAGATATTCCATGGGGTGGCCCCATTGGAGTAATACGTATAGGGAGGATTTCTGGTCAGTTTATTGTTAATCCCAGCATGGATGAG CTTAGTCTGAGCGATCTTAActtggtatatgcatgcacgaGAGACAAAACTTTGATGATAGATGTCCAAGCACGTGAGATATCAGAGAAAGACTTAGAAGCTGCTCTAAGATTGGCTCATCCTGAA GCAGTGAAATATCTCGAGCCTCAAATAAGGCTGGCAGGCAAAGCTGGTAAACAGAAAAAGGAGTATAAGTTATCCATGGTGTCCGAGGaaacatatgaaaaaattaggaGTTTGGCTGAAGCTCCCATTGAAGCTGTATTTACAGACCCTACATATGGCAAG TTTGAAAGGGGAGAAGCCTTGGATAATATTACGCATGATGTCAAAAAGAAACTTGAAGAAGAATGTGATGAGGAAGGCCTGAAAGTTCTATCCAAAACAGTAGATACTGTGCGGAAAAAG GTCGTTCGCAGAAGGATAATTAGTGAGGGACTTAGAGTTGATGGAAGACGTCTTGATGAGGTCAGGCCCCTGTATTGTGAGGCTGGTAATTTGCCCGTACTACATGGTTCATCAATCTTTTCTCGTGGAGAAACTCAG GTTCTTTGTACTGTAACCCTTGGAGCACCTGGAGAAGCTCAGCGTCTAGATTCTTTGGTTGGTCCTCCATCCAAGAGATTCATGCTTCACTACAGTTTCCCACCATTCTGCATTAATGAAGTCGGTAAACGAGTTGGCCTCAACAGACGAGAAGTTGGACACG GTACCCTTGCTGAGAAAGCTCTACTTGCTGTTTTACCTCCTGAAGATGATTGTCCATACACTGTTCGTGTCAATGCAGAAGTCATGGCATCTGATGGATCAACATCAATGGCGTCTGTTTGTGCAG GCAGCATGGCATTGATGGATGCTGGCATTCCACTGGGAGAACATGTAGCAGGTCTGTCAGTGGGCCTTGTCAGTGAAACCGATCCCTCAACTGGTGAAATCACAGACTACAGAATATTAACTGATATCCTG GGTTTGGAGGATCATCTAGGGGATATGGACTTCAAAATTGCTGGAACCCGAAATGGAGTTACAGCAATTCAGTTGGACATAAAGCCTGCGGGAATCCCTTTAGACATCATATGTGAGAGTTTGGAGCCCGCACGTAAAGGTCGGCTTCAAATCCTTGATCATATGGAGCGAGAGATAAATGTACCACGTACTCAGGATGGCAGAAACTCCCCCCGGATAT TGACCTTAAAGTATAGCAATGATGCTATCCGCCGGTTAATTGGTCCTCTTGGTGCCTTGAagataaaaattgaagaagaaacag GTGGAAGGATTTCAGTGAGTGATGGTTTACTTACCATTGTTGCTAAAAATCAATCAGTATTGGATAAAGTGATGGAAAAG ATTGAGTTCATCGTGGGTCGTGAGATTGTAAAGGGAGGCATATATAAAGGCATTGTAACATCAATTAAGGAATATGGTGCCTTTGTGGAGTTCAATGGAGGCCAGCAAGGTCTCCTGCATATTTCTGAGTTGTCGCATGAACCg GTGTCCCGAGTTTCTGATGTGGTTTCAGTCGGCCAAGTACTGAACCTAATGTGCATTGGATTGGACGTGCGTGGTAATATTAACTTATCTCTCAAAGCTATTCTACCTAAACTGGGATCAAACACAGACCCTGCAGTAGGAGAATCTGTTGCTCCTGTGCCACAACCACCTAAAGTCTGGAAGCCTGTTAACAATGTCCAAAAGGACCGAGAAAGTAAAGATGATCCACCAATGGGTGTTGGGGAGAGCCTGTCATCAATTGTGATCCGAAGTGCTGCTGAATGTGACGATGAGGAAAAATCTGCTGGTCTGAATCGGAGTTGTAAAG GTGAGGTTCCGATGGATGCGAAAAAATTGAAGCTTGGGACTGAAGTGACAGCTAAAGTTCATCAAATTCGTGCACACGGGCTGGTCCTTGATTTGGGTGGTGGCATCCGTGGGATGTTTCGGTTTGAG ACTGGTTCCAGGAGAGACTTTGAGGTTGGTGAGGAGATGCGAGTAAAGTGCTCTAGTTTCTCCAGCAAGGGGATCCCTGTAATGACTTTGGTGCGGAAGTAG
- the LOC105177107 gene encoding sirohydrochlorin ferrochelatase, chloroplastic isoform X2, producing MEASSSSSSSSLTFTRREFGGGPCWVIPGFVKLPGDPFKTKYLSSRFCFATANGGGFRKELKGVGRGDAVIIVDHGSRRNDSNLMLNEFVVMFREKTKYPIVEPAHMELAEPSIKDAFSSCVQQGAQRVIVSPFFLFPGRHWHQDIPSLTAEAAKDHPGVPYVITAPLGLHELLVDVVNDRINYCLSHVAGEEDECSVCAGTGKCRLYN from the exons ATGGaggcatcatcatcatcttcttcttcttccctcACTTTCACCAg AAGAGAATTTGGGGGAGGCCCTTGTTGGGTAATTCCTGGTTTTGTGAAATTGCCTGGAGACCCCTTCAAAACCAAATATTTATCCTCAAGGTTCTGTTTCGCCACTGCTAATGGTGGTGGCTTCAGGAAGGAGCTTAAAGGGGTTGGTCGAGGTGATGCTGTCATTATTGTTGACCATGGTTCGCGTCGCAATGACTCCAATCTTATGCTGA ATGAGTTTGTGGTTATGTTCAGAGAGAAAACCAAATATCCAATCGTGGAGCCTGCTCACATG GAATTGGCTGAACCGTCCATCAAGGATGCTTTCAGTTCCTGTGTTCAACAAGGGGCACAACGTGTTATAGTAAGcccatttttcttgtttcctgGAAGACATTGGCACCAG GATATTCCTTCTCTAACAGCTGAAGCTGCAAAGGATCATCCAGGGGTGCCTTATGTCATTACTGCCCCTCTTGGTCTGCATGAACTGCTTGTG GATGTGGTGAATGACAGAATCAATTATTGCTTAAGCCATGTTGCTGGCGAGGAAGATGAGTGCTCAGTATGTGCTGGAACAGGAAAATGCCGCCTTTATAATTAG
- the LOC105177109 gene encoding cysteine-rich receptor-like protein kinase 42 has product MHLSTSTFPHLPIPCFFLLLLFHAPFSLSNPRISEAGLFCGQSRPPPNVSYIPLFVRGMEVLSQLVTANDWGNYAVNATNISIYTLAQCYADLSHNDCLQCYAASRTRLPRCLPAVSGRIFLDGCFLRYDSYAFFNESVDPAWDKVNCNSSVGSAGGVGLEFEKDVRELIDNLTARAVVNGRYAVMGNKGVFGLAECWNTVNREGCRACLAKASRDIGGCLPGKEGRALNTGCYLRYSTQKFFSNQSQETNSNSGASRRGAIVAIVLSVAAFCMLCLFAAYAAYGRWKKRTQERNNLGRISYSYNKSNLNFKYETLEKATNYFDPSRKLGQGGAGSVYRGTLPNGKTVAVKRLFFSTRQWVDEFFNEVNLISGIEHKNLVKLLGCSIEGPESLLVYEFVPNKSLEQYLLDKNKVKILNWKERYNIIVGTAEGIAFLHGGSEFRIIHRDIKSSNILLDENLDAKIADFGLARNFAADKTHLSTGIAGTLGYMAPEYLVKGQLTEKADVYSYGVLVLEIVCGRKNNAFVEDSGSLLQTVWKLYKTDRLTESVDPCLNGDFPATEAVKVLKVGLLCAQASVAQRPSMAEAVRMLTDENYEVPEPSQPPFLNTGALSASSTRSSYSINSLASNMVTRHGTSYPSTESFSIQSSDGQSRSEEVRLR; this is encoded by the exons ATGCATTTATCAACCTCCACCTTCCCCCACCTACCAATACCATGCTTCTTCCTTCTCCTCCTCTTCCATGCCCCTTTTTCTCTATCCAACCCCCGAATTTCCGAAGCCGGGTTGTTCTGCGGCCAGTCTCGCCCCCCGCCCAATGTCAGCTACATCCCGCTCTTTGTCAGAGGAATGGAAGTTCTTTCCCAGCTCGTCACCGCCAACGACTGGGGTAATTATGCTGTAAACGCAACTAATATTTCCATATACACTTTGGCTCAATGCTACGCCGATTTGTCTCACAACGATTGCCTCCAGTGCTACGCCGCCAGCCGCACTCGCCTCCCTCGCTGCCTCCCCGCTGTCTCCGGCCGCATTTTTTTAGACGGGTGCTTCCTCCGCTACGACAGTTACGCCTTTTTCAACGAAAGCGTGGACCCCGCTTGGGATAAGGTGAATTGCAATAGCTCGGTGGGGTCGGCGGGTGGGGTCGGCCTGGAATTCGAGAAGGATGTCCGGGAGCTGATCGATAACCTGACGGCGAGAGCGGTGGTGAATGGGCGGTACGCGGTGATGGGGAATAAGGGCGTGTTTGGATTGGCGGAGTGTTGGAATACTGTGAACAGGGAGGGGTGCAGGGCTTGTTTGGCTAAGGCCAGTAGAGATATTGGAGGGTGTTTGCCGGGCAAGGAAGGCAGGGCGTTGAATACTGGTTGCTATTTGAGGTATTCTACTCAGAAGTTCTTCTCTAATCAGTCTCAGGAAACAAACAGTAATTCTG GGGCCTCTAGAAGAGGTGCAATCGTGGCAATTGTTTTGTCCGTGGCGGCCTTCTGTATGCTCTGTCTCTTTGCTGCTTATGCAGCCTATGGCAGATGGAAAAAAAGAACGCAAG AACGTAATAATCTTGGCCGGATTTCATATTCTTACAACAAGTCCAATTTGAACTTCAAATATGAAACGCTGGAGAAGgcaacaaattattttgatccATCAAGAAAACTGGGCCAAGGAGGAGCAGGTTCTGTGTACAGAGGAACCCTTCCTAATGGGAAAACTGTGGCTGTGAAAAGGTTGTTCTTCAGCACCAGGCAATGGGTGGATGAGTTCTTCAATGAGGTGAATCTCATTAGTGGGATTGAGCACAAGAACCTTGTCAAGCTTCTGGGCTGCAGCATTGAGGGCCCTGAAAGCCTCCTCGTTTATGAATTTGTGCCTAATAAGAGCCTTGAGCAGTACCTCTTAG ATAAAAACAAGGTTAAGATTCTTAATTGGAAGGAGaggtataatattattgtcgGGACAGCTGAAGGGATTGCTTTCCTTCATGGAGGTTCTGAGTTCAGAATCATCCACAGAGACATCAAGAGCAGCAACATTCTTCTAGATGAGAATCTTGACGCCAAGATAGCTGATTTTGGTCTCGCTCGGAATTTTGCAGCTGATAAGACTCATCTCAGCACTGGAATTGCAGGCACATT AGGATACATGGCTCCCGAATACCTAGTGAAAGGGCAGCTTACAGAGAAGGCTGATGTTTATAGTTACGGTGTGTTGGTTCTTGAAATTGTGTGCGGTAGGAAGAACAATGCCTTTGTGGAGGATTCTGGATCTCTTCTACAAACA GTTTGGAAGCTCTACAAGACGGATAGATTGACGGAATCAGTTGATCCTTGTTTGAATGGTGATTTTCCAGCAACCGAGGCAGTGAAAGTGCTGAAGGTCGGGCTCTTATGCGCACAGGCGTCTGTAGCTCAGAGACCATCAATGGCAGAAGCTGTTAGGATGCTTACAGACGAAAATTACGAAGTCCCAGAGCCAAGTCAGCCGCCATTTTTAAACACTGGTGCCCTCTCGGCCAGCTCTACCAGGTCATCTTACAGCATTAATAGTTTAGCATCAAATATGGTGACAAGACACGGAACATCGTATCCCTCCACCGAGTCTTTCAGTATTCAGAGTTCTGATGGACAGTCCAGAAGCGAAGAGGTAAGGCTGAGGTAG
- the LOC105177107 gene encoding sirohydrochlorin ferrochelatase, chloroplastic isoform X1 gives MSILKISISFVPELNPATTRREFGGGPCWVIPGFVKLPGDPFKTKYLSSRFCFATANGGGFRKELKGVGRGDAVIIVDHGSRRNDSNLMLNEFVVMFREKTKYPIVEPAHMELAEPSIKDAFSSCVQQGAQRVIVSPFFLFPGRHWHQDIPSLTAEAAKDHPGVPYVITAPLGLHELLVDVVNDRINYCLSHVAGEEDECSVCAGTGKCRLYN, from the exons ATGTCAATACTTaaaatttccatttcttttgttcCTGAATTAAACCCGGCCACGACTAGAAGAGAATTTGGGGGAGGCCCTTGTTGGGTAATTCCTGGTTTTGTGAAATTGCCTGGAGACCCCTTCAAAACCAAATATTTATCCTCAAGGTTCTGTTTCGCCACTGCTAATGGTGGTGGCTTCAGGAAGGAGCTTAAAGGGGTTGGTCGAGGTGATGCTGTCATTATTGTTGACCATGGTTCGCGTCGCAATGACTCCAATCTTATGCTGA ATGAGTTTGTGGTTATGTTCAGAGAGAAAACCAAATATCCAATCGTGGAGCCTGCTCACATG GAATTGGCTGAACCGTCCATCAAGGATGCTTTCAGTTCCTGTGTTCAACAAGGGGCACAACGTGTTATAGTAAGcccatttttcttgtttcctgGAAGACATTGGCACCAG GATATTCCTTCTCTAACAGCTGAAGCTGCAAAGGATCATCCAGGGGTGCCTTATGTCATTACTGCCCCTCTTGGTCTGCATGAACTGCTTGTG GATGTGGTGAATGACAGAATCAATTATTGCTTAAGCCATGTTGCTGGCGAGGAAGATGAGTGCTCAGTATGTGCTGGAACAGGAAAATGCCGCCTTTATAATTAG
- the LOC105177107 gene encoding sirohydrochlorin ferrochelatase, chloroplastic isoform X3, producing the protein MEASSSSSSSSLTFTREFGGGPCWVIPGFVKLPGDPFKTKYLSSRFCFATANGGGFRKELKGVGRGDAVIIVDHGSRRNDSNLMLNEFVVMFREKTKYPIVEPAHMELAEPSIKDAFSSCVQQGAQRVIVSPFFLFPGRHWHQDIPSLTAEAAKDHPGVPYVITAPLGLHELLVDVVNDRINYCLSHVAGEEDECSVCAGTGKCRLYN; encoded by the exons ATGGaggcatcatcatcatcttcttcttcttccctcACTTTCACCAg AGAATTTGGGGGAGGCCCTTGTTGGGTAATTCCTGGTTTTGTGAAATTGCCTGGAGACCCCTTCAAAACCAAATATTTATCCTCAAGGTTCTGTTTCGCCACTGCTAATGGTGGTGGCTTCAGGAAGGAGCTTAAAGGGGTTGGTCGAGGTGATGCTGTCATTATTGTTGACCATGGTTCGCGTCGCAATGACTCCAATCTTATGCTGA ATGAGTTTGTGGTTATGTTCAGAGAGAAAACCAAATATCCAATCGTGGAGCCTGCTCACATG GAATTGGCTGAACCGTCCATCAAGGATGCTTTCAGTTCCTGTGTTCAACAAGGGGCACAACGTGTTATAGTAAGcccatttttcttgtttcctgGAAGACATTGGCACCAG GATATTCCTTCTCTAACAGCTGAAGCTGCAAAGGATCATCCAGGGGTGCCTTATGTCATTACTGCCCCTCTTGGTCTGCATGAACTGCTTGTG GATGTGGTGAATGACAGAATCAATTATTGCTTAAGCCATGTTGCTGGCGAGGAAGATGAGTGCTCAGTATGTGCTGGAACAGGAAAATGCCGCCTTTATAATTAG